Below is a window of Halolamina sp. CBA1230 DNA.
CGTGAACTCCATTCGGCCCGGGGTTCCGCGCGATCCGTCAAAAGCGTGTGGTTCGGGGCGGCGGGTCGCGGATCCCGTCGTTGTTAAGTGATCTCCCGTCGTTCCTTCGGTCGAATATGGGGAAGCGACTCGTGCAGGCCGGCACCGTGCTCACCGGGTTCGTCGGCGTCGCGCTCGTCGTCTTCGGGGGGTACCGCGTGCAGTACGGGGTCGGAACGGTCGAGGAACTGCTGGCGCTGGCGTTCCTCGCGGTCGCGGTCGTCGCGGGCTACCGCTCGCTGGCGGTCCACTCCGGGCCGCGGATCAACGCCGTCGGTAACACCGCGCTGTTTCTCGGCGCCGCCGCCGTGTACGGCGGGGGTGTGAATCTCGGCATCGACGCCGTCGCGACGGCGGGGCAGGCGCTGTTCCTGATCGCCGTCGCCTACTTCGCGGTCCGGCTGGCCTGAGGTGGACGAACTGGCGGCACGATCGCTCGCTGGTGGGCTGCCACACTCTCGCCTCCCCACCAGCGTCGGTGTTCAGGTCACGCCGGGGCTGGTCCCGTTCTCCTACTTGAACCCTCGCTACTCCTCGATCCGCCGGAGCGTCGCCGCCACGTCGCCCGGCGTCGCGCCGGGCGCGTCCTCGACGCGGTGGTCGGGGACGAAGATCGGCACGGGGTTCGCTCGGAGCGCCGCTCTGACGGTCTGGGCGTCGTCCTCGTCGTCCGGATCGAGGTTCGCCATGTGAGCGACCTGCCGCGTGTTGCCGACCTCGCCGTAGGGGATCTGGCAGACCGCCTTCAGCACGCCACGCTGGTCGGTCGGTACCGTGATCGCCACCTCCAGATCCTCGAACGCGTCCTCCTGCCCGTCGAGGTAGTCGAACACCCGGTCGAGGATCGGGTGATCCGGTTCCGCGTCCGGCGGGATCTCGTCGGGGAACGACACGTCGATCACCTGGCTGCTGGCGACCGCGATCTGGAGCGGTCGCCCGAGCACGTCCGACTCCCGCGCGTAGATGCCGGCGTCTTCCATCGGTCGGGGAGAGGGCGCTCGCGACCTTCAACCCCGCGGCGGCGCGCTGTCGGGCGGCCAGGGTCGCAAGTCTTTTGAACAGTTCCGTACATTAGTGTACAAGTATGACCAGCACCGACGAGATGGCGCCCGCGGTGCGTTCGATCCTCGACGCCGCCCGGGAGCGCGAGGGCGGGGGCGAGCGCGTGACCGTCGACGACGCCCGATCGCTCCCGGCGGCGTTCGCGGCCGCCGAGGCCGAGGGGCGGGTTCCGGTGGTCGCGGAAGTGAAGCCGACCAGCCCGACCACCGAGGGTGAGAGCGACGCCGACCCCGTCGAGTTGGCAGAGGCGATGGTTGCTGGCGGCGCTGCGGCGCTCTCGGTGCTCACCGAACCGGAGCACTTCGGCGGCTCCGTCGAGAACTACGAGCGCGTCCGCGAGGCCGTCGACGTGCCCGTGCTGCGCAAGGATTTCCTGCTCGAGGAGGCGCAGTTGAACGCGGTCGCCGCGGACGTGGTGCTGCTGATCGCGCGCTTCCTGGGGGACGACCTCGCGCCGATGATCGAGGCGGCCCGCGAGCGCGGGATGCAGGTGCTCGTCGAAGTCCACAGCGAGGCGGAGGTCGAGCGGGCAGTCGCGGCGGGCGCGGAGATCATCGGCGTCAACAACCGCGATCTGGCCGCACTGGAGGTCGATCTCCGGACGTTCGAGGAGGTCACCCCCGCGGTGCCCGAGGACGCGACGCTGCTCGCGGAGTCGGGGATCGCGACGCCCGCCGAGGCGCGGCGGATGCGCGAGGCGGGCGCGGACGGCCTGCTGATCGGCACCGCTATCATGGACGGCGACCCACGGGAGAACACGAGCGAGTTCGTCAACGCATGAGTTCTGATTCAACTGCTGACGGGAAGTTCGGGGAGTACGGCGGCCAGTACGTGCCCGAGGCGCTGATGCCCGCGATCGAGGAGCTGCGGGACGCCTACGAGCGCTACGTGCTGGAGAACGAGGACGGGTTTATGGACGAGTTCCGCGAGCGCCTCCGGCAGTTCGGCGGGCGGCCGACGCCGCTGCAGCACGCCGAACACCTCTCGGAGCGCTACGGCCGGGAGGTGTATCTCAAGCGCGAGGACCTCGTCCACGGCGGCGCCCACAAGCTCAACAACGCGCTCGGCCAGGTGCTGCTGGCGAAGTACATGGGGAAGGAGCGCATCGTCGCCGAGACCGGCGCGGGCCAGCACGGCACCGCGACCGCGATGGCGGCGGCCCACCTCGACATGCCCTGTGAGATCTACATGGGCGAGACCGACATCGGGCGCCAGCGTCCCAACGTGTTCCGGATGAAGATCAACGGCGCCGAGGTGAACCCCGTCACCGCGGGCCGTGGGACGCTGAAGGAGGCGATCAGCGAGACGATGCGCGACTGGGCGACCAACGTCGACGACACCCACTACGTCGTCGGCAGCGTCGTCGGCCCCGCGCCGTTCCCGGAGATGGTCCGGGAGTTCCAGTCGGTGATCAGCGAGGAAGCGAGGAAGCAGTCGAGAGAGCAGTTCGACGCGCTCCCCGACTCTGTCGTCGCCTGCGCCGGCGGCGGGTCGAACACGATGGGCGCGTTCGCCCGGTTCACGGAGGACGAGGAGGTCTCGCTGCTCGCCGTCGAGGCGGGCGGCTCCTCGCTCGAAGTCGACGAGGCGGAGGGGGTCGCCCCCAACTCCGCCTCGCTCTCGACGGGCGGGCAGGGCGTGCTCCACGGCGCCCGCACGAAGGTGCTGCAGGACGAGTGGGGCCAGATCGTCGAGTCACACTCCGTCTCCGCCGGCCTGGACTACGCCGGCGTCGGCCCGGAACTCGCCCACCTCGTCGACGAGGGGCGCGTCACCGCGGTCAACGTCGGCGACAACGCCGCGCTCGAAGCGTTCCACCGCCTCTCCCAGGAGGAGGGGATCATCCCCGCGCTGGAGAGCTCCCACGCGCTCGCGTATCTGGAGGAACTCTTGGGCCCCAACGCCGAGACGAACGCTGCCGACGAACTCGGCGACCGAATCGTCGTGAACCTCTCCGGCCGCGGCGACAAGGACCTCGAGACCGTCATCGAGGAGACCGACAAGCGCGAGGTTCCGAACGCGCCGGACATGAGCGAGTTCACGGGGGGACTGTAGATGAGCGACCTCGAAACCGCGTTCGCCGACGAACCCGCGTTCATCCCCTACCTCGCGGTCGGCGACCCCGACCTCCCTTCCTCGAAGCAGTACGTCGAGGCGCTCGTGGAGGGCGGCGCCGACTGCGTCGAGCTCGGCCTCCCCTTCTCCGAACCGATCGCGGAGGGGCCGACGATCCAGAAAGCGGTCGTCCGGTCGCTCTCGGGCGGGATCACTCCCGAGGCGTACTTCGAGTTCGTCGACGGCCTCGACGTGGACGTGCCGCTGGTCTGCATGACCTACTACAACCTCCTCTTCCGCTACGGCGCCGACTCCGGCACCGCGGCGGGGGAGGGCGACCACACCGCACCCGGCCCGCGACCGTTCGTGAAACGCGCCGCGGAGGTGGGTATCGACGGGTTCGTGATCCCGGATCTGCCAGCCGAGGAGGCCGACGACCTCCGTGAAGCGTGCGACGAGTTCGACCTCGATCTCGTGTTCATCGTCGCGCCGACGACCACTGACGACCGCCTGGAAACGATCCGCGAGCGCGTCTCGGGCTATGTGTACGTGCAGGCCCGACTGGGCGTCACGGGCGCGCAGGCGGACGTGTCCGATCAGACTGCCGAGAGCCTCGCCCGGATCGCCGACTGGGACGTGCCCAAGGCGGTCGGCTTCGGCATCTCCTCGGGCGATCACGCCGCCCGCGTCGTCGCCGCCGGTGCGGACGGCATCATCGTCGGCTCCGCGCTCGTGGATATCGTGGCGGACGGAGTGGAGAACGACCGCCCGACCGCCGACGTGGCCGCCGACCTGCGGGAGAAAGCCCGCGAACTGAAGGCGGGGGCGCTCCGGGGGGCTCGTGAATCGCCGGAAGCGGAAGGTCGATAGGGCGCGACGGAGCGCAACTCTCAAGCCCCCGGTTGCCACAGTCTACCACACCAACACACACGCTCAGCATGACACGACTCACACCAACCGACGCCGGCAGAGCCGCCCGCCTCGACCGCCTCTCCACCGACGGGAACGTCCTGATGGTGCCGATGGACCACGGCATCACGATGGGCGCCGTTCAGGGGCTGGCCGACATCGAATCGACGATCGACGCCGTCACGCGCGGCGGCGCCGACGCCGTCCTCACCCAGAAGGGGATCGCCCCCCGCGTCCACCCGAACAAGAACGACGCGGGCTACGTGATCCACCTCAACGCCTCGACCACCATCGGCCCCGACGAGAACGACAAACGCGTGACGGGGACCGTGAAGGAGGCCGTGCAGGCCGGCGCCGACGCCGTCTCGCTCCACCTCAACGTCGGCAGCCAGTACGAACCCGGCCAGATCGAACAGCTCGCGGAGGTGACGAAGGAGGCTCGCGAGTTCGGGATACCCGTGCTGGCGATGACGTACGCCCGCGGCGAGGGTGTCGACAGCACCGACCCCGAGTCGCTGGGCCACGCGGTCCGACTGGGCGAGGAACTGGGTGCGGATCTCGTGAAAACTGGCTACTCCGGTGACAGCGGGAGCTTCGAGCACGTCGTCGAGTCGACGGAACTCCCCGTCCTCATCGCCGGCGGGAGCAAGGGGACGAACCGCCAGACCGTCGAGATGGTGCGGGGCGCGATGGACGCCGGCGCGTCGGGGGTGTCGATGGGACGGAGCATCTTCCAGCACGAGCGGCCGGAGGACATCGCCCGCGCGGTGTCGGCGGTGATCCACGACGACGCGACTGTCGACGCCGCGCTCGAGGCCGGCGGCTTCGAGTAACGCAGGACGCGGTTTCTCGTTTCGACATTCGTCATCCCCGCCAGCGACGGCTGTGCGGTGGCGCGAAGCGGGCGAGCCCTCGTGGCTCGCCTCAGCGCGAGGGACGACTGAGCGCCAGCGAAGGAGTCGGCTGGGGAGGTGTGAGGGCTGTACGGGTGGGACTGAAAGGGGCTGCCCGTCGCCGGGCGGCGTCGCCGCCCGGCTGCTAGAGGGAGCTTCGCTCCCTCCGTGCTCCGGGAAGCACGACGAAGTAAGCACGCGACCGAAGGGAGCGCGCACAGCGAGTCGCGCGACCGGAGCGAACAGGGGCTTTCACCGTGATGCCGATACCGACTGCTCGGAAGGAGGAACGAACAGTAGCTTTCACGGTGTTTTTTTTTTTCGAACAGAATACCGAAAGCGTCGCGTCCCGATCCCCGAAAACACGGTGAAAAACGCCCGCCACAAACATCGAACAACACCACCCACTAGATCGACGAACAGACCCCGAACCAGATACTGACAGAATTAAGGCCACGCCTTCAGAACGCCCAATCATGGAGACGCTGCTTCTCAACAGCGAGGACGTCCACCACAACACCTCGATGGCGGAACTCATCCCGGCGATCGAGGAGGCGTTCGCCGCCTACGAGCAGGGGAACGCGAAGATGCCCGCGAAGTCCTACGTCGACCTGCCGCAGTACAACGGCGACTTCCGCTCGATGCCCGCCTACCTCGACACGGGCGAGTGGGACGCGGCCGGGATCAAGTGGGTCAACGTCCACACCGACAACGAGGAGCAGTTCGACCTGCCGACGGTGATGGGGACGATGATCTACTCCGAGCCCGAGAACGCGTTCCCGCTGTCGATCATGGACGGTACCGAGCTCACGATGCAGCGCACCGGCGCCGCCGCCGCCGTCGCGACCGACCATCTCGCCCACCCCGACGCCTCGTCGCTGGGGATCGTCGGCGCAGGGGTGCAGGCGTACAGTCAACTCGAAGCCATCGCGGAGGTCCGGGAGATCGAGGAGGTCGTGATCTCCGACCTCGACGAGGCCCGCGTCGAGCAGTTCGTCGACACGTTCGAGGACCGCTTCGACGTCCGCTCGGGGACGCCGAGCGACGCCGGCCACTGCGACGTGCTCTCGACGGTGACGCCCGTTCGGAGCCCGATCATCGGCCCCGAGGACGTGGGTGAACACACGCACATCAACGCGATGGGCGCCGACGCCGAGGGGAAACACGAGATCGAGGACGAGGTGCTGCAAGCGGCGAAGCTGGTGATCGACGACTACACGCAGTGCACCCACTCCGGGGAGATCAACGTCCCGTGGAGCGAAGGCGTGCTCGACGACGACGACCTCTACGGCGAGATCGGCGAGATCGTCGTCGGCGACAAGGCGGGCCGGACGACGGAGGACGGCGTGACGGTGTTCGACTCGACGGGGCTGGCGATCCAGGACGTGGCGGCGGCGCACGTGGTGTACGAGCACGCGAACGAGCGGGACAACGGGACGAGTTTCGACCTGCTCGGCCTGGCCTGAGCAGCGGTTTCTGCCGGAAGCTGCCGTTTTCAGCCACCGAACAGCGTCCGTAGTACCCGCGACTCGGCCTTGCGCAGGTGTTCTGCGACGGTGCTCGGTGCGCAGTCGAGGGCGTCGGCGACTGCGGCCTGACTGGCGGTCCGCGGGACGTCGTAGTAGCCCAGGTCGATCGCGGTCTCGATGACCTCGCGCTGACGATCCGTGAGGCCTGCATCGACGGCCGCCGTCGTGGCAGCTAGCCCGCCGACCGCCTCGACCGACACGTCGATCGAGTCCGGAACCGCCTCGACTGCGTGCTGAAGCTCCGCGTCGGGGCCGAACACCGAGAACACGACCGTTCCGTCGGGTTCGTACTCGACGGGCGGGACGACGACGAGTCCACCAGCGGCGACGGGGTCGAACAGCGCACGGAGCGCACCGGTGGTCGCGTCGCGAACGTAGACGTAGCAGGACTGCTCGTCCACGCGTTCAACGTCGTAGCCAACAACCTCCGGAATCTCGTCCATTGCGGCTTCGAGCGCGTCGACGTCGCCGACCACGTAGTGGAGGATCCCCAGCGCGTCGCCGGTGTAGTTCCACTGGAGTGCCGTCGCCCGCTCCACGAACGGCGCGCCCGTCAACACGCCGTACATCGGGTGGATCTCCTCCTCCCGGCCGTGAGCGGTGATGCGTACCCGAACGTGCTTCATAGCGAACAGTTCGGGGATTTTAACTTAAAACCGCCGAGTAGACTCGGCAGTACACACTCGGTTCGAGCGCTCGAACCCGTCCCCATGACCCGAACGCTGGTGACCGGTGCGACGGGGACGCTCGGGACCGCGCTCAGGCGGAAGCTCGCCGCAGCCGGCCGGGAGGTCCGGGCAGCGAGTCGATCCCCGCCTGGTCGGAGCGAGGAGACCGTCGAGTGGATCGAGCTCGACCTGACCGACGGGACGGGCGTCGAGTCGGCGGTCGACGGCGTCGACGTCGTCGTCCACGCCGCCACAGCACCGCGAGGGGACACGGAGACGGTCGACGTTAACGGGACCGAACGGCTCCTCGCCGCGGCCGCGGACGCGGAAGTCGCGAACTTCGTCTACCCCTCGATCGTCGGCGTCGACGAGATCCCGTTCGCCTACTACGAGCACAAGGCCGCCGCGGAGGCGGCGGTCGAGGAGAGCGCCGTCCCGTCGACGATCGTTCGCGCCACACAGTTCCACTCGTTCGTCGCTGACCTGCTCGATTCGGTGGCGAAACTCCCGGTGTGGCCGCTACCGACGGAGATACCGCTCCAGCCCGTCGCCGCCGACGAGGTCGCGGCGGCCATCGTCGACCACGCGACGCCGACCGCTGGCGGACGAACCGACCCGGTTGGTGGGCCTGCCGTTCGGTCCGTCGGCGACCTCGCGCGGGCGTACCGCGACGCACGCGGCCTGCGTCGTCCGGTTGTCAGGCTCCCGCTCCCCGGCAGCACCGCGGCAGGGTTCCGCACCGGCCACGCGACCTGTCCGGACCACGCCGTCGGAACGGTGACGTGGGAGGCGTGGCTCGCTGGGCGATATGCGGAGTGACAGGGCGAGAATCGGCATCCAGGGGTTGCAGTCGGCGTCGATGAGGTCGAAACGGGGATAATCCCGAACAGCACCGCGGAGTGAGCATGACCACTTGTGACCGCACCCGCCCCGCACAGCCCACGAACCTCCCCAGCCGACTCCCTCCTTCACTGCGTTCAGTCGGTCGTCCCTCGCGCTCGGCTCACACACGGAGGTGCTCGCGCTTCGCGCCGACAGCCGCCGCGGTGTGGTCGCGGTGGACGCGAGGGCTCGCCATCGGTCGGCGAGCGATGGCGAGAGCCGTGGGCTCTCGCTCGCTCTCGTTCGGTTCCCTCACGAGAACCCGTGGGGAGGATGCGGGGAAGACTATCGCGGTGCTGGGCGGTCATAAGTGGTCATGCGTCGAGATGCTGTTGCCGTCACAGTTACTGATGAACAACGAAGAATCTCGATCGACGACGCATCAGGCCAAAGACCGAACGAAAACGAAAACCGAACGCCCAGAAACCTCTTACTCCAGATAAATCGCGGGCCGGAACGGGATCGCGTTCCCCGCCCGGTCCGCGGGATCAACCACGTCCTCGTCGTCCTCGGCGTACACCTCCACCTCGGCGTCGAACTCGCGGGCCAGGAACGGCGCCGCGCTCTCGTAGGCCGCCTGCTCGTCGATGTCGAGCAGCGCCGCCAGTTCCTCGTCGTCGTAGTCGCGGGCGAACTCCACCGCGTCCTGTGCGACCTGATTGACCTCGTCACCGCGCTCGCGCAGGTCGGGATCGCTCATCACCTCGCTCATCACCGCGCCGACGTCGGCGCCGGCCTCGCGCACCGCCTCGAACACGGTGTGCTTCCAGTCCGCGGCGGCGTAGATGCGGATCGTCTCGGGGTCGGTGTCGGTCACGTCCGCGACCTCGTTGATGTCGTCGACCAGCGCCTGCACGCGCTCCTCCTGCAGTTCCAGGTCGGGCGCGCGCAGCTCCTCGTCCACTTCGGGCCACGGCGCGTCCTCGGCGGGCGTGCCCGTCAGCTCCTCGTGGAGCTCGTTCGCCAGGAACGGCGTGAACGGCGCCAGCAGGCGTAGGCGGGTCTCGAGGGCGTGTCGCAGCGTCCAGCGGGCGCCCGGGCGCTCGAGGTCGGCGCGGCGACGGTACCACTTCAGGTGCTCGTCGAAGCCGTAGAACGCTGCCTGCGTCGCCGTCCGGGTCTCGGAGCGCTCCATCGCCTCGGTGGCTTCCTCGATCGTGGTCTGGAGCTTCGACAGCAGCCAGCGGTCCACATCCGTCACCGCATCACGCTGCCCCTCCTCACCCTCGATCAGCTCCTGCCCGCGGTTGTAGAACCGCCGCAGCTGGTCGTGCGTGCTCTCGACGGCGTCCTCGCGCCAGTCGTAGTCCTGCCACGGCTCGGAGGCGTTCAGCAGGAAGAACCGCACCGTGTCGGCGCCGTACTCCGAGATCGCCTCGCCCGGCAGCACGACGTGGCCCTTCGAGGAGGACATCTTCTGGCCCTCCAGCAGCCCCATCCCCATCACGACGATCCCCTGGGGCCACTTCGGCTCGGGGAAGAACTCGGCGTGGTGGTAGAGGTAGAACGTCAGGTGGTTCGTGATCAGGTCGTTGCCCGAGAAGCGGTAGTCGACGGGGTACCAGTACTCCCACTCCTCGCCCAGTTCCAGCGCTTGCTTGTCCGGATCGTCCACGGCATCCTCGCCGTAGAACATCGCGTCGAAAAACTCCGGATCCAGATCCTCGAGGGGGACGTCCTGGATGTGCGGGGCGATCGTGTAGTAGGACATGTACAGCGTCGAGTCCGACAGCGG
It encodes the following:
- a CDS encoding 2-amino-3,7-dideoxy-D-threo-hept-6-ulosonate synthase — its product is MTRLTPTDAGRAARLDRLSTDGNVLMVPMDHGITMGAVQGLADIESTIDAVTRGGADAVLTQKGIAPRVHPNKNDAGYVIHLNASTTIGPDENDKRVTGTVKEAVQAGADAVSLHLNVGSQYEPGQIEQLAEVTKEAREFGIPVLAMTYARGEGVDSTDPESLGHAVRLGEELGADLVKTGYSGDSGSFEHVVESTELPVLIAGGSKGTNRQTVEMVRGAMDAGASGVSMGRSIFQHERPEDIARAVSAVIHDDATVDAALEAGGFE
- the trpA gene encoding tryptophan synthase subunit alpha, translated to MSDLETAFADEPAFIPYLAVGDPDLPSSKQYVEALVEGGADCVELGLPFSEPIAEGPTIQKAVVRSLSGGITPEAYFEFVDGLDVDVPLVCMTYYNLLFRYGADSGTAAGEGDHTAPGPRPFVKRAAEVGIDGFVIPDLPAEEADDLREACDEFDLDLVFIVAPTTTDDRLETIRERVSGYVYVQARLGVTGAQADVSDQTAESLARIADWDVPKAVGFGISSGDHAARVVAAGADGIIVGSALVDIVADGVENDRPTADVAADLREKARELKAGALRGARESPEAEGR
- a CDS encoding helix-turn-helix domain-containing protein; the protein is MKHVRVRITAHGREEEIHPMYGVLTGAPFVERATALQWNYTGDALGILHYVVGDVDALEAAMDEIPEVVGYDVERVDEQSCYVYVRDATTGALRALFDPVAAGGLVVVPPVEYEPDGTVVFSVFGPDAELQHAVEAVPDSIDVSVEAVGGLAATTAAVDAGLTDRQREVIETAIDLGYYDVPRTASQAAVADALDCAPSTVAEHLRKAESRVLRTLFGG
- a CDS encoding SDR family oxidoreductase; this translates as MTRTLVTGATGTLGTALRRKLAAAGREVRAASRSPPGRSEETVEWIELDLTDGTGVESAVDGVDVVVHAATAPRGDTETVDVNGTERLLAAAADAEVANFVYPSIVGVDEIPFAYYEHKAAAEAAVEESAVPSTIVRATQFHSFVADLLDSVAKLPVWPLPTEIPLQPVAADEVAAAIVDHATPTAGGRTDPVGGPAVRSVGDLARAYRDARGLRRPVVRLPLPGSTAAGFRTGHATCPDHAVGTVTWEAWLAGRYAE
- the trpC gene encoding indole-3-glycerol phosphate synthase, translated to MTSTDEMAPAVRSILDAAREREGGGERVTVDDARSLPAAFAAAEAEGRVPVVAEVKPTSPTTEGESDADPVELAEAMVAGGAAALSVLTEPEHFGGSVENYERVREAVDVPVLRKDFLLEEAQLNAVAADVVLLIARFLGDDLAPMIEAARERGMQVLVEVHSEAEVERAVAAGAEIIGVNNRDLAALEVDLRTFEEVTPAVPEDATLLAESGIATPAEARRMREAGADGLLIGTAIMDGDPRENTSEFVNA
- a CDS encoding MGMT family protein, which codes for MEDAGIYARESDVLGRPLQIAVASSQVIDVSFPDEIPPDAEPDHPILDRVFDYLDGQEDAFEDLEVAITVPTDQRGVLKAVCQIPYGEVGNTRQVAHMANLDPDDEDDAQTVRAALRANPVPIFVPDHRVEDAPGATPGDVAATLRRIEE
- the trpB gene encoding tryptophan synthase subunit beta, with the translated sequence MSSDSTADGKFGEYGGQYVPEALMPAIEELRDAYERYVLENEDGFMDEFRERLRQFGGRPTPLQHAEHLSERYGREVYLKREDLVHGGAHKLNNALGQVLLAKYMGKERIVAETGAGQHGTATAMAAAHLDMPCEIYMGETDIGRQRPNVFRMKINGAEVNPVTAGRGTLKEAISETMRDWATNVDDTHYVVGSVVGPAPFPEMVREFQSVISEEARKQSREQFDALPDSVVACAGGGSNTMGAFARFTEDEEVSLLAVEAGGSSLEVDEAEGVAPNSASLSTGGQGVLHGARTKVLQDEWGQIVESHSVSAGLDYAGVGPELAHLVDEGRVTAVNVGDNAALEAFHRLSQEEGIIPALESSHALAYLEELLGPNAETNAADELGDRIVVNLSGRGDKDLETVIEETDKREVPNAPDMSEFTGGL
- a CDS encoding ornithine cyclodeaminase family protein, which produces MMETLLLNSEDVHHNTSMAELIPAIEEAFAAYEQGNAKMPAKSYVDLPQYNGDFRSMPAYLDTGEWDAAGIKWVNVHTDNEEQFDLPTVMGTMIYSEPENAFPLSIMDGTELTMQRTGAAAAVATDHLAHPDASSLGIVGAGVQAYSQLEAIAEVREIEEVVISDLDEARVEQFVDTFEDRFDVRSGTPSDAGHCDVLSTVTPVRSPIIGPEDVGEHTHINAMGADAEGKHEIEDEVLQAAKLVIDDYTQCTHSGEINVPWSEGVLDDDDLYGEIGEIVVGDKAGRTTEDGVTVFDSTGLAIQDVAAAHVVYEHANERDNGTSFDLLGLA